In Saprospiraceae bacterium, a genomic segment contains:
- a CDS encoding RNA pseudouridine synthase: protein MLFYENNDFIIARKPAGFLSEEDPAGSVNLRSLLEKYLSETYPWKKRGICQLVNRLDKPVEGLLICAKKQSILKGLQQQFYERTVRKNYFAIVEGKPEPIKATIKSHLKKVQHAFRAVAATANDPEAKEAILHYQLLDHQEGFSLLQIELRTGKFHQIRFQLSQKSYPIWNDEWYGAKKYSAEMKIGLFSYSIQFKDVQTGEQRNFVCCPPLDKEPWNLFFGVLSQKCQTLVE, encoded by the coding sequence TTGCTTTTTTATGAAAACAATGATTTTATAATTGCCCGAAAACCCGCAGGTTTTTTGTCAGAAGAAGATCCGGCAGGAAGTGTCAATTTAAGAAGCCTATTAGAAAAGTATTTATCAGAAACCTATCCGTGGAAGAAAAGAGGAATTTGCCAACTGGTCAACCGGCTCGACAAACCCGTTGAAGGATTATTGATCTGTGCTAAAAAACAAAGCATCTTAAAAGGTCTGCAGCAGCAATTTTATGAACGTACTGTTCGGAAAAATTACTTTGCCATTGTTGAAGGAAAACCCGAACCCATCAAAGCCACCATCAAATCGCATTTGAAAAAAGTTCAACATGCCTTTCGTGCAGTTGCGGCAACAGCAAATGATCCCGAAGCCAAAGAGGCGATCTTGCATTATCAGCTTCTGGATCACCAAGAAGGTTTTAGTTTATTGCAAATTGAACTGCGAACCGGAAAATTTCACCAGATCCGGTTTCAGCTATCTCAAAAATCTTATCCCATATGGAATGATGAATGGTACGGTGCAAAAAAGTATAGTGCTGAAATGAAAATCGGACTTTTCAGTTATTCCATTCAATTCAAAGATGTTCAAACCGGCGAACAAAGAAATTTCGTTTGTTGCCCGCCATTGGATAAAGAGCCATGGAATTTGTTTTTTGGCGTTCTAAGTCAGAAATGCCAAACATTGGTAGAATAA
- a CDS encoding S9 family peptidase, whose product MFVKVKQAPLIDREIFFGDPEISGAKISPNGKWISFIKPLNGIRNIWVKKWNQSFAKAVPLTADEIRPITSYFWSRDSKSILYVQDKAGDENFKVYAVQPKRNASDKNMPESKSLTNFEHIRVNIYGVASNKKNVIFIGINDRDAAWHDLYALNISNGKLKLIRKNTTRIVQWIFDREDQLRLAVRSNPDGSSDFLRIEKSKFIPIYTCGVLDTAYVDNFHEDGRRVYFITNKGEDTDLSRLILLDIYNANEENVEADPEKKVDFGSAHFSDRDNRLIATYYTDDKTRIYWRDQEFKRMFEQLQSQLPGKELAITSITEDESKCLIHVSSDVDCGSVYALDRNSNKLKLQYRLRPLLNSKFLSEMHPVRYASSDGLEIPAYLSLPKGVKPKKLPLVVHPHGGPWVRDYWGYHSLAQFLSNRGYAVLQMNYRGSTGFGKRFLDAGNKEWGSKMQDDITWGVKYLVDQGIVDSKRVAIMGGSYGGYASLAGAAFTPDVYACAISKVGPSSLLTLLASIPPYWEAGRTMFHVRMGDPTTPEGKELMIQKSPLYAADKIRCPLMIVQGANDPRVKKAESDQIVDVLHRAGKPFMYLCAEDEGHGFIHPENNMAFLAAAEAFLAKYLGGRFQESMPDGVRTRLNKMDVTPK is encoded by the coding sequence ATTTTCGTAAAAGTGAAACAAGCCCCCCTCATCGACCGTGAAATATTTTTTGGAGACCCGGAAATATCCGGTGCAAAAATTTCTCCCAATGGAAAATGGATTAGCTTTATTAAACCTTTAAATGGCATTCGCAATATTTGGGTCAAAAAATGGAATCAATCTTTTGCAAAAGCAGTCCCTCTCACAGCCGATGAAATCAGACCGATCACCAGTTATTTCTGGAGTAGAGATAGCAAGTCTATTTTGTATGTCCAGGATAAAGCTGGCGATGAAAATTTTAAAGTATATGCTGTGCAACCCAAGCGCAATGCATCGGACAAGAATATGCCTGAATCTAAATCACTCACCAATTTTGAACATATTCGCGTTAATATTTATGGGGTAGCCAGTAATAAAAAGAATGTCATTTTTATTGGTATCAATGATCGCGATGCTGCTTGGCATGATTTGTATGCCCTCAACATTTCTAATGGCAAACTCAAATTGATTCGTAAGAATACCACGAGAATCGTGCAATGGATTTTCGATCGCGAAGATCAGCTCCGGTTGGCTGTTCGATCCAATCCAGATGGCTCTTCTGATTTTTTGAGAATTGAAAAATCTAAATTTATTCCCATTTATACATGCGGAGTTTTAGATACGGCTTATGTAGATAATTTTCATGAAGATGGCAGACGTGTATATTTTATTACGAACAAAGGAGAAGATACGGATCTCTCTCGCTTGATTTTACTTGATATTTACAATGCTAACGAAGAAAATGTAGAAGCTGATCCGGAAAAGAAAGTTGATTTTGGAAGCGCGCATTTTTCAGATCGGGACAATCGATTGATCGCGACGTATTACACAGATGATAAAACCAGAATCTATTGGAGAGATCAGGAATTTAAGAGAATGTTTGAGCAACTCCAATCACAATTGCCCGGAAAGGAATTGGCGATCACTTCCATTACGGAAGACGAATCGAAATGTTTAATACATGTGAGTAGCGATGTCGACTGTGGATCCGTATATGCTTTAGACCGAAATTCCAACAAACTTAAATTGCAATATCGGCTTAGACCTTTACTAAATTCAAAGTTTTTATCTGAGATGCATCCTGTGCGTTATGCATCTTCTGATGGATTGGAAATTCCTGCATACCTCAGCTTGCCAAAAGGAGTAAAACCTAAAAAGCTGCCTTTGGTTGTCCATCCGCATGGAGGTCCCTGGGTACGTGATTACTGGGGTTACCACTCGTTAGCGCAATTCTTATCTAATAGAGGTTATGCAGTCTTGCAAATGAATTACCGGGGCTCGACGGGATTCGGTAAAAGATTTTTAGATGCCGGAAATAAGGAGTGGGGAAGTAAGATGCAGGATGATATCACCTGGGGTGTAAAATATTTAGTAGATCAAGGTATTGTGGATTCTAAGCGGGTTGCCATCATGGGCGGTAGTTATGGAGGTTATGCAAGCCTTGCAGGTGCTGCTTTTACGCCCGACGTATATGCCTGTGCCATTTCTAAAGTAGGACCTTCGAGTTTACTCACTTTACTGGCTTCCATTCCACCATATTGGGAAGCTGGACGAACGATGTTTCATGTGAGAATGGGAGATCCTACCACGCCGGAAGGAAAGGAATTGATGATTCAAAAATCGCCCTTGTATGCAGCAGATAAAATCCGTTGTCCACTAATGATCGTTCAGGGGGCCAATGATCCACGCGTAAAAAAGGCCGAGTCCGATCAAATAGTTGATGTTCTGCATCGGGCTGGAAAACCTTTTATGTATTTGTGTGCAGAGGACGAAGGCCATGGATTTATACATCCGGAAAACAACATGGCTTTTTTAGCGGCAGCAGAAGCTTTTTTAGCGAAATATCTGGGTGGTAGATTTCAGGAATCGATGCCGGATGGTGTTCGTACTCGTTTGAATAAAATGGATGTGACGCCTAAGTAA
- a CDS encoding right-handed parallel beta-helix repeat-containing protein, giving the protein MRKCYIFLLVGLWLQAESKTWFVGPLSNFKVPSAVASLVNDGDSVWIEAGEYTKDVCLWKANNLFISGNGGYAKLNAERTAYGGKAIWVISGNNMRVEFIEFSNCEVVDRNGAGIRLEGKNLVVRHCYFHHNQNGILAGNNPESDVLIEHSEFSTNGAGDGFSHNIYINHLRSLTIRYSYFHHAYYGHEIKTRADRNVILYNRITNEEGDASYEIDIPNGGPSLVMGNVIQQSKFSDNNTIISYGREGLTNTGPHNFYFIHNTVVNNEDKGILFNIQSKTDTLLSINNIISGKLTILSGIPNTTIQSNNVVRMNIVDMAFKDPANYNYYLTSISPGIDSGIIINNAFLGYELMADKEYLHPVDWKSRYNDQIPDVGAHENQQITKSRDEKTNKRSFVWFYDAFTEQLYLNAKESGPVETSVNLLDLHGNLRSQQQFNGELTISLNGMPVGIYLLSILQNNKVITQKFVKSN; this is encoded by the coding sequence ATGAGAAAGTGTTACATTTTTTTACTGGTTGGCCTATGGCTGCAAGCGGAATCTAAAACATGGTTTGTGGGTCCGCTATCCAATTTCAAAGTTCCAAGTGCTGTTGCTTCGTTAGTCAACGATGGCGACAGCGTGTGGATCGAAGCTGGCGAATACACCAAAGATGTGTGTTTGTGGAAGGCAAATAATTTATTTATTTCGGGTAATGGCGGTTATGCTAAGCTCAATGCTGAACGCACTGCCTATGGAGGCAAGGCCATCTGGGTCATCTCCGGAAATAATATGCGCGTAGAATTTATTGAATTTTCAAACTGCGAGGTAGTGGATCGGAATGGAGCCGGTATCCGACTTGAAGGCAAAAACCTGGTCGTTAGGCATTGTTATTTTCATCACAATCAAAATGGAATTTTAGCAGGCAATAATCCTGAAAGCGATGTACTCATCGAACATTCTGAGTTTTCAACCAACGGTGCCGGCGATGGCTTCTCGCACAATATTTACATCAACCACCTGCGAAGTCTGACCATACGTTACAGTTATTTTCACCATGCGTATTACGGCCATGAAATCAAAACCAGAGCTGATCGCAATGTTATTTTGTACAACCGAATCACAAATGAGGAAGGTGATGCCAGCTATGAAATAGATATTCCTAACGGAGGTCCTTCCCTAGTCATGGGGAATGTAATCCAACAAAGTAAATTCTCCGATAATAACACCATCATTTCCTACGGCCGTGAAGGTCTCACCAATACAGGACCGCATAATTTTTATTTTATTCACAATACAGTGGTTAATAATGAAGACAAAGGCATCTTGTTCAATATCCAGTCGAAAACAGATACTTTATTATCCATAAATAATATTATCTCCGGAAAACTTACAATTCTTTCCGGAATTCCCAACACTACCATTCAAAGCAATAATGTGGTTCGAATGAATATTGTAGATATGGCTTTTAAAGATCCAGCCAACTACAATTATTATCTGACATCAATTTCACCGGGGATCGATAGTGGAATAATTATCAACAATGCTTTTTTAGGATATGAACTGATGGCTGATAAAGAATACCTGCATCCTGTAGATTGGAAGAGTCGGTATAATGACCAAATTCCAGATGTAGGCGCACATGAAAATCAACAAATCACAAAATCCAGGGATGAAAAAACTAACAAACGTTCGTTCGTATGGTTTTACGATGCATTTACTGAACAATTATATTTGAATGCAAAGGAGAGTGGACCAGTTGAGACCTCAGTGAATTTATTGGATCTACATGGAAATCTTAGATCACAACAGCAATTTAATGGGGAGCTTACCATTTCCTTAAATGGAATGCCGGTTGGAATTTACTTACTCAGCATTCTACAGAATAATAAGGTAATTACGCAGAAATTTGTAAAGTCCAACTAG
- a CDS encoding RsmB/NOP family class I SAM-dependent RNA methyltransferase, which produces MKLHKNLLQAVYQIIHAVMFESGYADRTIERTLKANPKWGSRDRSFIAETSYDIIRHYRLLNQVSGNRNDLWNVIAAYLIYKNWNLPVYEEFSKVDRSEYLTHFKAAETNIGLSQSYTDDWVAWFKRDYPDTYEQELKALNEPAKLVLRVNSLKINKAKLKGLCDQAGNELQALEEYEDALLATRKWNVFQDPLFKSGYFEIQDASSQCVAAFMDLKPGMRVIDACAGAGGKTLHMAALMKNKGHIIALDTEGWKLEELRKRARRAGAQIIETRTIDSTKVIKRLHEGCDRLLLDVPCSGTGVIRRNPDAKWKIDQAYVERMLAVQRDLLNRYSLMLRPGGKLVYATCSVLHLENSEQIAYFCNEHPGFQLEEEIKISPFSSGFDGFYMARLKKI; this is translated from the coding sequence ATGAAGCTTCATAAAAATTTATTACAGGCCGTTTACCAGATCATTCACGCGGTGATGTTTGAATCTGGATATGCCGACAGAACCATCGAACGTACATTAAAGGCGAATCCCAAATGGGGGTCAAGGGATCGCTCTTTTATCGCGGAGACAAGTTATGATATCATTCGCCATTATCGTTTATTAAACCAAGTTTCAGGAAACAGAAATGATTTATGGAATGTGATCGCAGCTTATTTGATTTATAAAAATTGGAATCTTCCGGTTTATGAGGAGTTTTCAAAAGTTGATCGATCGGAGTATTTGACGCATTTCAAAGCTGCGGAGACAAATATTGGACTTAGTCAATCCTACACGGATGATTGGGTAGCGTGGTTCAAAAGAGATTATCCGGATACTTATGAACAAGAACTCAAGGCGCTCAATGAGCCGGCGAAATTGGTATTGCGTGTCAATAGTTTAAAAATAAATAAAGCCAAATTAAAAGGATTATGCGACCAGGCTGGAAATGAATTGCAAGCATTGGAAGAATACGAAGATGCATTGCTTGCTACCCGTAAATGGAATGTATTTCAAGACCCTTTGTTTAAATCCGGGTATTTCGAAATACAGGATGCTTCATCCCAATGTGTTGCAGCTTTTATGGATTTGAAGCCCGGAATGCGGGTCATAGACGCATGTGCAGGTGCCGGTGGGAAAACCTTGCATATGGCCGCATTGATGAAAAACAAAGGGCATATCATTGCTCTGGATACTGAAGGATGGAAATTGGAGGAGTTGCGCAAACGTGCAAGACGTGCAGGTGCCCAGATCATCGAAACGCGAACGATCGATAGTACGAAAGTCATTAAACGCTTGCATGAAGGCTGTGATCGTTTATTATTGGATGTCCCTTGCAGTGGTACCGGCGTAATCCGCCGCAATCCCGATGCCAAATGGAAAATCGACCAGGCCTATGTAGAAAGGATGTTGGCTGTACAAAGAGACCTTCTGAATCGATATAGCCTGATGTTGAGGCCCGGTGGAAAATTGGTTTACGCAACTTGCAGTGTTTTGCATTTGGAAAATTCAGAACAAATTGCGTATTTTTGCAACGAGCACCCGGGTTTTCAGTTAGAAGAAGAGATCAAAATTAGTCCCTTTTCAAGTGGATTTGATGGCTTTTATATGGCCAGGCTGAAGAAAATTTAA
- a CDS encoding OmpA family protein has product MKKPILLMALVVLLSFQLGTSQTDYDKNAISIKHVWFNYTAPNEDDKQIFSDLSNGVELGFHRQYSNLFSSTLPLRVGLVDLPNYDDATKKVTSYRKDRLYVGLDALLNLHFFKGKAISPFIYGGVGVVAPNFDFDQLFAQAPLGLGFEIRLTPKAFLTAQSDYRFAFEDGRDSWQHAVGFKFVLASKDTDNDGLPDKIDECPTEYGTVNGCPDNDGDGIANKSDRCVNEAGVPENQGCPADRDKDGVYDRDDDCPDVAGTVKGCPDADKDGFADKDDRCPKDAGKLKGCPDSDNDTVADIDDKCPKVPGPASNNGCPPDRDNDGFPDATDPCPDLAGSINGCPDTDGDGVTDNVDKCINTKGPASNNGCPEIKVEDKKTLDVAMRAVEFKTGTAQLTGSSSKILNEVVNVLKKYPEMNLSIEGHTDDKGEDMKNLKLSIRRSEACKAYLVKKGINAERLMSSGYGESKPIGDNKTKEGRQSNRRTEFNPVWR; this is encoded by the coding sequence ATGAAAAAACCAATTTTACTAATGGCCCTGGTTGTACTCCTAAGTTTTCAACTAGGCACGAGCCAAACGGATTATGATAAAAACGCGATATCCATTAAACACGTTTGGTTCAATTACACAGCTCCCAATGAGGATGATAAACAGATCTTTTCGGATCTCTCCAATGGCGTTGAATTGGGCTTCCACAGACAATACAGCAACTTATTCTCTTCGACTTTACCTTTAAGAGTCGGACTGGTTGATTTACCCAATTATGACGATGCCACAAAAAAAGTGACTTCGTATCGTAAAGACAGACTTTATGTGGGCTTAGATGCACTCCTCAATTTGCATTTTTTCAAAGGCAAGGCCATTTCTCCTTTTATCTATGGAGGAGTGGGCGTAGTGGCTCCTAATTTTGATTTCGATCAATTGTTTGCGCAGGCACCTCTGGGACTTGGTTTTGAAATCAGGTTAACTCCTAAAGCTTTTTTGACAGCTCAATCGGATTACCGCTTCGCCTTTGAAGATGGCCGCGACAGCTGGCAACATGCCGTGGGTTTTAAATTTGTCCTTGCAAGCAAAGACACTGACAATGATGGGCTACCTGATAAAATTGACGAATGTCCTACAGAATATGGTACCGTCAACGGTTGCCCGGATAACGATGGAGATGGCATCGCCAATAAAAGTGATCGTTGTGTGAATGAAGCTGGTGTTCCTGAAAACCAGGGTTGCCCAGCCGATAGAGATAAAGATGGAGTGTACGACCGCGATGATGACTGTCCGGATGTAGCCGGAACGGTAAAAGGCTGCCCGGATGCAGACAAAGATGGTTTCGCCGATAAAGACGACCGTTGCCCTAAAGATGCGGGCAAACTAAAGGGTTGTCCGGATTCTGATAATGATACGGTGGCCGATATCGACGACAAATGCCCTAAAGTGCCCGGTCCCGCTTCCAATAATGGTTGTCCGCCGGATAGAGACAACGACGGTTTCCCTGATGCCACCGATCCATGTCCAGATTTAGCTGGAAGTATTAATGGTTGTCCAGATACTGATGGCGACGGAGTTACAGACAACGTAGATAAATGTATAAACACCAAAGGTCCGGCGTCCAATAATGGTTGTCCTGAAATCAAAGTTGAAGACAAAAAGACTCTGGATGTAGCCATGAGGGCTGTTGAATTTAAAACGGGAACAGCCCAATTGACAGGCAGTTCTTCTAAAATTCTCAATGAAGTAGTCAATGTTTTGAAGAAATACCCTGAGATGAATCTAAGCATTGAGGGACATACAGATGACAAAGGTGAAGACATGAAGAATCTCAAATTATCGATCAGAAGGTCTGAAGCCTGCAAAGCTTATTTGGTTAAAAAAGGCATCAATGCTGAAAGATTAATGTCTTCCGGTTATGGAGAATCTAAACCAATTGGCGATAATAAAACTAAAGAAGGCCGCCAAAGCAATAGAAGAACTGAATTTAATCCTGTTTGGAGATAA
- a CDS encoding FAD-dependent oxidoreductase translates to MQATDIKNPEYFHKVVDCQYACPAHTPVPEYIRLIAAEKYSEAYMINWESNVFPGVLGRTCDRPCEPACRRGRIEEEPVAICRLKRVAADFKGDVKQFMPKGPFKPNGKKIALVGAGPASLTVARDLAPLGYEIHLFDEQDLGGGMMRSQIPSFRLPEKVLNEEVGYILDLGIHTHFKQYINSLKELVNQDYDAVFVGTGAPRGKDLPDLPGRWEAKSNIYIGIEWLASVAFEHTHAIGKKVIVVGGGNTAMDCCRTSRRVGGEDVKVVVRSPFAEMKASPWEKEDAMHEDIPILDCHVPKTFVVENGKLKGMTFDKVAVSYENGKRKLLPTGEPEVFIEADDVLLAIGQENSFPWIERDLGIEFNQWEMPQVNETTFQSSLPKVFFGGDAALGPKNVITAVAQGHQAAVSIDLFCQGKDLNERLDPMVNLVSQKMGIHEWAYDSSVVDDLRFAVPQADKSLTLRDRKKEVELGFDPDIAFREAQRCLNCDIQTVFTTSKCIECDACMDVCPTSCISFVTNGEEDDLRNRLMAPANNRSQDLYISDQLPTSRIMVKDEDVCLHCGLCAERCPTSAWDMQKYLYQVTKAGSCKHIL, encoded by the coding sequence TTGCAAGCTACCGATATTAAGAACCCTGAATATTTTCACAAAGTTGTCGACTGCCAATATGCATGTCCGGCACACACACCTGTACCTGAATATATCCGCCTGATTGCGGCTGAAAAATACAGTGAAGCATATATGATCAACTGGGAATCCAATGTGTTCCCAGGTGTGCTCGGCAGAACCTGTGACCGACCTTGCGAGCCTGCCTGCAGAAGGGGCAGGATCGAAGAAGAGCCCGTTGCCATTTGCCGATTAAAGCGCGTAGCCGCTGATTTTAAAGGTGATGTGAAGCAATTCATGCCAAAAGGTCCTTTCAAACCCAATGGAAAAAAAATAGCGCTCGTAGGGGCAGGACCAGCATCGCTGACAGTAGCCCGGGATCTTGCACCCCTCGGATATGAAATTCATTTGTTTGACGAACAAGATCTGGGCGGAGGCATGATGCGCAGCCAAATCCCTTCTTTTCGCTTGCCGGAAAAAGTGTTAAATGAAGAAGTAGGCTACATCCTGGATCTTGGCATCCACACACATTTCAAGCAATACATCAACAGCTTAAAAGAGCTGGTAAATCAGGATTATGATGCCGTATTTGTAGGAACCGGTGCCCCACGAGGCAAAGATTTACCTGATCTTCCTGGTCGTTGGGAAGCTAAATCCAATATTTACATTGGAATTGAATGGCTGGCAAGCGTTGCATTCGAACATACACACGCAATTGGAAAAAAAGTCATCGTTGTTGGTGGCGGAAATACTGCAATGGACTGTTGCCGCACTTCCAGAAGAGTAGGTGGCGAAGATGTAAAAGTTGTAGTTAGAAGTCCATTCGCTGAGATGAAAGCTTCGCCCTGGGAAAAGGAAGATGCCATGCATGAAGACATCCCTATCCTCGATTGTCATGTACCCAAAACTTTTGTCGTTGAAAACGGCAAACTCAAAGGAATGACTTTCGACAAGGTTGCAGTGAGTTATGAAAACGGTAAAAGAAAATTATTGCCAACGGGCGAACCCGAGGTATTTATAGAAGCAGATGATGTCTTATTGGCCATCGGACAAGAAAACAGTTTTCCTTGGATCGAGCGGGATTTGGGTATTGAATTCAACCAATGGGAAATGCCGCAAGTCAACGAAACTACTTTTCAGTCTTCCTTGCCCAAGGTATTTTTCGGAGGTGATGCTGCACTTGGACCCAAAAACGTAATAACAGCAGTAGCACAAGGGCATCAGGCAGCAGTCTCCATAGACCTGTTTTGTCAGGGTAAAGATTTAAATGAGCGCCTGGATCCTATGGTGAATTTGGTTTCTCAAAAGATGGGTATCCATGAATGGGCATATGACAGTTCCGTTGTAGATGATTTGAGGTTTGCGGTGCCCCAAGCAGATAAGAGTCTGACTTTAAGAGACCGCAAAAAAGAGGTGGAACTCGGATTTGATCCTGATATCGCTTTCCGCGAGGCACAACGTTGTCTCAATTGCGATATCCAGACTGTTTTTACGACTTCCAAATGCATTGAATGCGATGCATGCATGGACGTGTGTCCGACGTCCTGTATTTCATTTGTTACAAATGGTGAAGAAGATGATTTGCGTAATCGTTTAATGGCTCCTGCTAACAACCGTTCGCAAGACTTATATATTTCCGATCAATTGCCCACAAGCCGTATTATGGTAAAAGATGAAGATGTTTGCCTGCACTGCGGATTGTGTGCCGAAAGATGCCCTACATCAGCATGGGACATGCAAAAATATTTATATCAAGTTACAAAAGCAGGTTCATGCAAACACATCCTGTAA
- a CDS encoding 2-oxoacid:acceptor oxidoreductase subunit alpha translates to MQTHPVINDFVVRFANVNGTGSASANNMFAKAIFRMGIPVTPKNIFPSNIQGLPTWYEVRVSDKGYLGRREGVDIMICVNPQSMKADIAGLKSGSYFVYDNTKPLHKEFIREDINYIGIPLTEITLREYTDPRQRMLFKNIIYVGAMSALINLDMDILKQIISEQFQGKEKLIAPNHHALELGSQYVKEHYSFPLKFKLERRDLLKDKILFEGNAACALGAVFGGATVAAWYPITPSTSVVDAFSEYAEKFRVDPESGKNNYAIVQAEDELSAIGMVIGAMWNGARAFTATSGPGVSLMQEFLGLAYFAEVPAVLIDVQRTGPSTGMPTRTQQSDILCAAYASHGDTKHVLVIPSTPSECFEFTRQAFDLADQLQTPIIVMSDLDLGMNDHISDPLAINEDIKFKRGKVLTAEELENMDRFGRYLDSDKDGICYRTIPGTHPTRGMYFTRGSSRDEYAIYTEDGAAYKRNMDRLNKKWETIKSYVPQPEFYQNEQTSDLGVIFYGTSVYSALEAKDDLASQGIHMDAMRIRSFPFNEEVSDFISAHRKIFVIEQNRDAQMRSLLINEMDINPDKLIRVLNYDGLPITAHHIESIISKHLDVQPNASKSNLESTSISAS, encoded by the coding sequence ATGCAAACACATCCTGTAATTAATGATTTCGTAGTTCGTTTTGCAAACGTGAACGGTACCGGAAGCGCCAGTGCCAATAACATGTTTGCAAAAGCGATTTTCAGAATGGGGATTCCGGTAACTCCCAAAAATATCTTTCCCTCTAATATCCAGGGTCTGCCAACATGGTATGAAGTGAGAGTGAGTGACAAAGGATACCTTGGGAGAAGAGAAGGTGTTGATATCATGATTTGCGTAAATCCGCAAAGTATGAAAGCAGATATCGCCGGTTTAAAATCAGGGTCTTATTTTGTATACGACAATACAAAACCTCTGCACAAAGAATTTATCCGGGAGGACATCAATTATATTGGTATTCCGCTTACTGAAATTACACTTCGCGAATATACTGACCCCAGACAGCGGATGTTGTTCAAGAATATAATTTACGTAGGTGCAATGTCTGCCTTGATCAATTTAGATATGGATATCCTCAAACAAATCATATCTGAGCAGTTTCAGGGAAAAGAAAAACTCATCGCTCCCAATCATCATGCTTTGGAATTGGGAAGTCAATATGTTAAAGAGCATTATTCGTTTCCATTAAAATTCAAGTTGGAACGCAGAGATCTTCTGAAAGATAAAATACTATTTGAGGGTAATGCAGCTTGTGCTCTAGGCGCCGTGTTTGGAGGAGCTACGGTTGCGGCATGGTATCCCATCACACCCTCCACATCTGTTGTTGATGCCTTTAGCGAATATGCTGAGAAATTCAGAGTTGACCCGGAATCAGGAAAAAATAATTATGCTATTGTCCAGGCAGAAGATGAATTATCTGCGATCGGAATGGTGATTGGTGCAATGTGGAATGGTGCCCGTGCTTTTACAGCAACCAGCGGACCGGGGGTTTCACTGATGCAGGAATTTTTAGGGCTGGCGTATTTTGCAGAAGTTCCTGCTGTGTTAATTGATGTTCAACGGACCGGACCATCAACGGGAATGCCAACAAGAACGCAACAATCTGATATCCTTTGTGCAGCTTATGCTTCTCACGGAGATACCAAACATGTGTTAGTCATTCCTTCCACGCCAAGTGAATGTTTTGAATTCACCAGACAGGCTTTTGATCTGGCAGATCAATTGCAGACTCCCATTATTGTAATGTCGGATTTAGATTTAGGTATGAATGATCACATCAGTGATCCGCTTGCGATTAACGAAGACATAAAATTCAAGCGAGGCAAAGTATTAACAGCCGAAGAATTGGAAAATATGGATCGATTCGGGAGGTATTTAGATTCAGACAAAGATGGCATTTGTTATCGCACCATACCCGGCACCCATCCAACAAGAGGCATGTATTTTACAAGAGGCTCTTCAAGAGATGAATATGCAATTTATACCGAAGACGGCGCTGCATATAAACGAAATATGGATCGCCTGAATAAAAAATGGGAAACCATTAAATCCTATGTGCCCCAACCCGAATTTTATCAAAACGAACAAACATCAGATCTTGGCGTAATCTTTTATGGTACTTCAGTTTATTCTGCTTTGGAAGCAAAAGATGATCTGGCATCTCAAGGCATTCATATGGATGCGATGCGCATCAGATCCTTCCCATTTAATGAAGAGGTAAGTGATTTTATATCAGCCCATCGAAAGATTTTTGTTATTGAACAAAACAGGGATGCTCAAATGCGCAGTCTGCTCATTAATGAAATGGATATCAACCCAGATAAACTGATCCGGGTGCTGAATTACGATGGTTTGCCCATTACAGCACATCATATTGAATCCATCATTTCAAAACATCTGGATGTTCAGCCCAATGCATCCAAATCAAATTTAGAATCAACATCAATCTCCGCATCATAA